GTCGAGCGAAGTGAGACTTATTTCCAATGTATTATTTAATCAATCAACTCATCGCCAAGCGATACCTCCAGATTTCTCTCACTTGATCAATTTCCACTTCAAAAGGCGGATAGATCGGATTTGCAGAACAAAGCAATAGCTTTTGGTCTGATTGAATACGGTTGTAAGCTAGTTTGAAAGTTACTCCATCCTGCTCGGTGACGATGACATATCGCTCCCCATCCTTTACAGCCAACCAATCATCCACATACTCACAGACAATCCATGCTCCATCTGGTATCGGCAACATGGAATCTCCATCCACCTGAAATACCCGGTGTTTTTTATCCGTTGGCAAGAAGGGCAAAGCAAACCTAGGCAACTCAGAAATATATTCTGGATCGGCAAAGCCCGCCAGGTAACTTGCCTTGGCGCGTTGCGAAACCACTTCAATCAACTCTCTCCCCTGCTCGTCTACTGTCGTGGCTAAGATACGCAGCTTCCTACCTCGCAGAAATTGATCTGTTTCCAGCAATTCCCGGAGTTTGTATTCCGAATACGAAGTCAAGTCCTCACGCAATAAGATATCCAAAGACACTCCCAGCGCATCCGACAGTTTCACTAAGGTGTCTAGCGGTGGATTGACACTGGACTCATACCCTGCGAGCTTAGATCTGGAAATCCCGATCGTCGAAGCCATGATCTCTTGGGTGAGATTTTTTTGTTTTCTAAGGAATTTAATATTGGTATTTAGAGTCATTTTTTGTCTTTTTATTAAAAAAGATAGCTCTTCGAGCAGATAGAAATAAGATAGCCTAAAGGCAGATAATTCAAGATAGAACTTAAGCCAGATGTCAGGCTGAGCGGAGTCGAAGCCTAGTCCTCGACTCCGCTCGGACTGACCGAAAGCTATCTTAGGAAGCTAAGTTGATTATATCTTACGAATCCTATCTCACCGAAGGCTTATCTCAGGAGCGAAACGACCTATCATTGCAAAGCATATCTTATCAATAAAAGATAGCCCTGCGGGCAGATAGGTTAAGATAGCCTAAAGACAGATGTTCAAATGATTAGACTTTCTTTTTCGCATCATAACTTATTTTGATTTGCCTATTTAGTGTAATCTTTTCGCGATAAAATGGATTTTACTATACTCTTCTTCTAAAACTATTTTACGCTCAAATCCCAAATCAATCCAATGCTCAACGCTTTCAGAAAGGGATGCTCTGGCTATATAGTAAAACTTCACTCGGTCAAGAAAATGGAATCTTGCATACCCTTCAGCGATATTTGCTCCTACCGTGTCTATTGAACTTATCATTTGATCTCCCCAGTTTTTTCGGAGATGATAGTCTAATCGCTGATAAATTGACCATGCCTTAGACGATAATCTTCTCGACAATTGATATATCTCAAGTTCCTTTACAGGTATAAATTTCGACTTTGTTTCCATATTATA
Above is a window of Algoriphagus machipongonensis DNA encoding:
- a CDS encoding four helix bundle protein → METKSKFIPVKELEIYQLSRRLSSKAWSIYQRLDYHLRKNWGDQMISSIDTVGANIAEGYARFHFLDRVKFYYIARASLSESVEHWIDLGFERKIVLEEEYSKIHFIAKRLH
- a CDS encoding XRE family transcriptional regulator, which gives rise to MTLNTNIKFLRKQKNLTQEIMASTIGISRSKLAGYESSVNPPLDTLVKLSDALGVSLDILLREDLTSYSEYKLRELLETDQFLRGRKLRILATTVDEQGRELIEVVSQRAKASYLAGFADPEYISELPRFALPFLPTDKKHRVFQVDGDSMLPIPDGAWIVCEYVDDWLAVKDGERYVIVTEQDGVTFKLAYNRIQSDQKLLLCSANPIYPPFEVEIDQVREIWRYRLAMS